The following proteins come from a genomic window of Lachnoclostridium phytofermentans ISDg:
- the rpoB gene encoding DNA-directed RNA polymerase subunit beta encodes MDKNRIRPIKVGKGVRMSYSKQKEVLEMPNLIEVQKDSYQWFLEEGLNEVFDDISPIEDYSDHLSLEFVSFQLCEDDVKYSIEECKERDATYAAPLKVKVRLRNKETEEINEHDIFMGDLPLMTETGTFVINGAERVIVSQLVRSPGIYYAIQHDKVGKTLHSSTVIPNRGAWLEYETDSNDVFYVRVDRNRKVPITVLLRAMGIGSNAEIVEMFGEEPKILASFSKDPSDNYQDGLLELYKKLRPGEPLSVESAESLINSMFFDPRRYDLAKVGRFKFNKKLALKNRVLGFPLAEDVVDTETGEILAEAGTIITEALAIRIQNRAVKSILVQAEERNVVVLSNMMVDFEEYATLDCDKEELGITEEVYYPALRMILDSCSSQEEIKDAVAKHITDLIPKHITKDDIYASINYNMHLEYGIGNEDDIDHLGNRRIRAVGELLQNQYRIGLSRMERVVRERMTTQDLEGISPQSLINIKPVTAAVKEFFGSSQLSQFMDQNNPLGELTHKRRLSALGPGGLSRDRAGFEVRDVHYSHYGRMCPIETPEGPNIGLINSLASYARINQYGFIEAPYRKVDRTDPENPRVTEEVVYLTADEEDKYVVAQANEPLDETGYFVNQSVSGRYREETSSYQKRKVDLMDVSPKMVFSVATAMIPFLQNDDANRALMGSNMQRQAVPLLFTEAPVVGTGMELKTAVDSGVCVVSKKAGTVEKSTSREVIIKNDDGTKSSYRLVKFARSNQGTCINQRPIVVKGDKVEAGEVIADGPSTANGELALGKSPLIGFMTWEGYNYEDAVLLSERLVQEDVYTSVHIEEYEAEARDTKLGPEEITRDVPGVGDDALKDLDERGIIRIGAEVRAGDILVGKVTPKGETELTAEERLLRAIFGEKAREVRDTSLRVPHGEYGIIVDAKVFTRENGDELSPGVNQTVRVYIAQKRKIQVGDKMAGRHGNKGVVSRVLPAEDMPFLPNGRPLDIVLNPLGVPSRMNIGQVLEIHLSLASRVLGFNVSTPVFDGANEYDIMDTLELANDYVNAPLDKFEAKYKDILDPEVMDYLVSNEDYRKQWEGVPINRDGKVRLRDGRTGEYFDSAVTVGFMHYLKLHHLVDDKIHARSTGPYSLVTQQPLGGKAQFGGQRFGEMEVWALEAYGAAHILQEILTVKSDDVTGRVKTYEAIIKGDNISEPGIPESFKVLLKELQSLALDVTVLDENGDEVKMTENIDYGETEFTQYIEEDNFKYDEGFEEAGYSEVNPEEESDTFESFDENESVVDFSESDDFGE; translated from the coding sequence ATGGATAAAAACAGAATACGTCCGATTAAGGTTGGAAAAGGCGTAAGAATGAGCTATTCAAAGCAAAAAGAAGTACTTGAAATGCCAAATCTCATTGAAGTTCAGAAGGATTCCTATCAGTGGTTTTTAGAGGAAGGCCTAAATGAAGTATTCGATGATATTTCGCCGATCGAAGATTATAGCGATCATCTTAGCCTTGAGTTCGTAAGCTTTCAGCTCTGCGAGGATGATGTTAAGTATTCGATTGAAGAATGCAAGGAAAGAGATGCAACCTATGCGGCTCCGTTGAAAGTAAAAGTTAGACTTCGTAACAAAGAGACGGAAGAAATCAATGAACATGACATCTTCATGGGTGACTTACCTTTAATGACTGAGACTGGTACCTTTGTTATCAATGGTGCTGAACGTGTTATCGTTAGCCAGTTAGTACGTTCCCCTGGAATTTATTATGCAATTCAACATGATAAAGTTGGTAAGACTCTTCACTCCTCTACAGTAATTCCTAACAGAGGTGCTTGGTTAGAGTATGAAACAGATTCCAACGATGTATTTTATGTTCGAGTAGATAGAAATAGAAAAGTTCCGATTACTGTATTGCTACGTGCTATGGGTATCGGTTCCAACGCTGAAATTGTTGAGATGTTTGGTGAAGAACCAAAGATTTTAGCAAGCTTTAGCAAAGACCCATCTGATAACTATCAAGATGGTCTTCTTGAGTTATACAAAAAACTTCGTCCAGGTGAACCACTTTCCGTTGAAAGTGCAGAGTCCTTAATTAATAGTATGTTCTTCGATCCTAGAAGATATGACCTTGCTAAGGTTGGACGTTTTAAGTTTAATAAGAAGTTAGCTTTGAAAAACCGAGTTCTAGGTTTCCCTTTAGCTGAGGATGTTGTTGATACAGAGACAGGTGAAATCTTAGCAGAGGCTGGTACAATTATTACAGAAGCTCTTGCAATTCGTATTCAGAATAGAGCGGTTAAATCTATCTTAGTTCAGGCAGAAGAACGTAATGTTGTTGTTCTTTCTAATATGATGGTTGATTTTGAAGAGTATGCCACACTTGACTGTGACAAAGAAGAGTTAGGAATCACAGAAGAAGTTTACTACCCAGCTCTTCGTATGATTTTAGATTCCTGCAGCAGCCAAGAAGAAATTAAAGATGCTGTAGCAAAGCATATTACTGATTTAATTCCAAAGCATATTACAAAGGATGATATCTATGCATCCATCAATTACAATATGCACTTAGAATATGGAATTGGTAATGAAGATGATATTGACCATTTAGGAAATCGTCGTATTCGTGCGGTAGGTGAATTATTACAGAACCAGTACAGAATCGGTCTTTCCAGAATGGAGCGTGTTGTTCGTGAAAGAATGACAACTCAGGATTTAGAAGGAATTAGTCCACAATCCTTAATTAATATTAAACCAGTAACAGCAGCAGTGAAGGAATTCTTCGGAAGTTCTCAGTTGTCCCAGTTCATGGATCAGAACAATCCTCTTGGTGAGCTTACACATAAGAGACGTCTTTCTGCTCTTGGTCCTGGTGGTCTTAGTCGTGATCGTGCGGGATTCGAGGTTCGTGACGTTCACTATTCTCACTATGGTAGAATGTGTCCAATTGAGACACCAGAAGGTCCAAACATCGGTCTTATCAACTCCTTAGCATCTTACGCTAGAATTAATCAGTATGGTTTTATTGAGGCACCTTATCGTAAGGTGGATAGAACTGACCCTGAAAATCCACGTGTTACAGAAGAAGTTGTTTACTTAACAGCGGATGAGGAAGATAAATATGTTGTTGCACAGGCAAATGAGCCGTTGGATGAAACAGGATATTTTGTAAATCAGAGTGTATCTGGTCGTTACAGAGAAGAGACTTCTTCTTATCAGAAGAGAAAAGTTGATTTAATGGACGTTTCTCCTAAGATGGTATTCTCTGTTGCTACAGCGATGATTCCGTTCCTTCAAAATGATGATGCGAACCGTGCGCTCATGGGATCTAACATGCAGCGTCAGGCAGTGCCATTGTTATTTACTGAGGCACCTGTTGTTGGAACAGGTATGGAATTAAAAACAGCAGTAGACTCTGGTGTTTGTGTTGTATCAAAGAAAGCGGGTACTGTTGAGAAATCTACATCCCGTGAAGTTATAATAAAGAATGATGATGGAACAAAGTCAAGCTATCGTCTTGTTAAATTTGCAAGAAGTAACCAGGGTACTTGTATCAACCAAAGACCAATCGTGGTAAAGGGAGATAAGGTAGAAGCTGGCGAGGTTATTGCGGATGGTCCATCTACTGCAAATGGTGAATTAGCACTTGGTAAAAGCCCATTAATCGGATTTATGACCTGGGAAGGTTATAACTACGAGGATGCGGTATTATTAAGTGAAAGACTTGTTCAGGAAGATGTTTATACTTCTGTTCATATTGAAGAATACGAAGCAGAAGCTCGTGATACAAAACTCGGACCAGAAGAAATCACAAGAGATGTTCCAGGTGTTGGTGATGATGCACTTAAGGATCTTGATGAAAGAGGTATTATCCGTATCGGTGCTGAAGTTCGTGCCGGAGATATCTTAGTTGGTAAGGTTACACCAAAGGGTGAAACAGAGCTTACCGCAGAAGAGAGACTACTTCGTGCAATCTTTGGTGAGAAAGCAAGAGAAGTTCGTGATACTTCCCTTCGTGTTCCTCACGGTGAGTACGGTATTATCGTAGATGCTAAGGTATTCACAAGAGAAAACGGTGATGAATTATCTCCTGGTGTTAACCAGACAGTACGTGTTTATATTGCTCAAAAGAGAAAGATTCAAGTTGGTGATAAGATGGCTGGTCGACATGGTAATAAGGGTGTTGTTTCCCGTGTGTTACCAGCAGAAGATATGCCATTCCTACCAAATGGTAGACCGCTTGATATCGTATTAAATCCTCTGGGCGTACCTTCTCGTATGAACATCGGTCAGGTATTAGAAATTCACTTAAGTCTTGCTTCCAGAGTACTCGGATTTAATGTTTCAACACCAGTATTTGACGGTGCAAACGAGTACGACATTATGGACACTTTAGAGCTTGCGAACGATTATGTAAATGCTCCATTAGATAAATTCGAAGCAAAATATAAAGATATATTAGATCCAGAAGTTATGGATTACCTTGTATCTAATGAGGATTACAGAAAACAGTGGGAAGGTGTTCCAATTAACCGTGATGGTAAGGTTCGTCTCCGTGATGGTAGAACCGGTGAGTACTTTGATAGTGCTGTAACCGTTGGATTCATGCACTACTTAAAACTTCACCACTTAGTAGATGATAAGATTCATGCTCGTTCTACTGGTCCTTACTCTTTAGTAACTCAGCAGCCTCTTGGTGGTAAAGCTCAGTTCGGTGGTCAGAGATTCGGTGAGATGGAGGTTTGGGCACTTGAGGCATATGGTGCTGCTCATATCTTACAGGAAATCTTAACTGTGAAGTCCGATGACGTTACAGGACGTGTTAAGACTTATGAAGCAATCATTAAAGGCGATAATATATCAGAACCTGGTATTCCGGAATCCTTTAAGGTACTCCTTAAGGAACTTCAGTCTCTTGCACTTGATGTTACAGTTCTTGATGAGAACGGTGATGAAGTTAAGATGACAGAAAACATCGATTACGGTGAAACAGAGTTTACGCAGTATATTGAGGAAGATAACTTCAAATATGATGAGGGCTTTGAAGAAGCTGGATACAGTGAAGTGAATCCGGAGGAAGAAAGCGACACATTCGAAAGCTTCGACGAGAATGAAAGCGTAGTGGATTTTAGTGAGTCGGATGATTTCGGAGAATAA
- a CDS encoding cation-translocating P-type ATPase has protein sequence MNFYLSDTKEVMKEVASNENGLTKEEVESRLQKGGKNVLKEAKRESLFVHFLKQLLEPMTIILITAAIVSGITAAYSGESFADVIIIMAVVIINAILGVYQENKAEKAIEALKEMAAAMSKVIRSGVQLSIKSEDLVVGDIILLEAGDAVPADARILENASMKVEEAALTGESVPVNKTEQTLSLYGGKDIPLGDRKNMVYMGSTVVYGRGRAVVTGTGMNTEMGKIADALANAKEGKTPLQLKLSQLSKILSFLVIGICIFIFVFRLFRSGSLNSENLMNTFMVAVSLAVAAIPEGLATVVTIVLSIGVTNMSKRNAVIRKLTAVETLGSTQIICSDKTGTLTQNKMTVVKEYTNDRVFLATAMALCSDAELDENNQAIGEPTECALVNYAYTNQLSKDELKKKQPRIGEAPFDSVRKMMTTVHQKEDEYIQYTKGAPDEVLKCCTHYLSADGVTEITEEIKSEILTINKEMADEALRVLAAAFRSFQEKVIIFDEKELEKELVFVGLTGMIDPVRPEVLVAVKECKEAGIRPIMITGDHRDTAVAIAKKLEIIKDASEAITGAMLSEMDDETFSQAIENYSVYARVQPEHKVQIVTAWKERGKVVAMTGDGVNDAPSIKSADIGIGMGITGTDVTKNVADMVLADDNFATIVVAVEEGRRIYDNIRKSIQFLLSSNLSEVLAIFVATIIGFTILKPVHLLWINLITDSFPALALGMERGEADVMKREPRDAKEGIFAGGLGFDVIYQGCFVTIITLLSYFVGHYMESGRWEIANSSDGMTMAFLTMSLAEVIHSYNLRSRDKSIFQMNYQNAYLLGAIILSFVLTTAVIYVPFLRDAFGFTRIRIQEYGVAVLFAITMIPVVEIVKAIKRIRSRK, from the coding sequence ATGAACTTCTATTTAAGTGATACCAAAGAGGTTATGAAAGAAGTTGCAAGTAATGAAAATGGTCTTACCAAAGAAGAAGTCGAAAGCAGATTACAAAAAGGTGGAAAAAATGTTTTGAAGGAAGCGAAGAGAGAATCTTTGTTTGTCCATTTTTTAAAACAATTGTTAGAACCAATGACAATTATATTAATTACAGCTGCAATTGTCTCTGGTATTACAGCTGCTTATTCCGGAGAATCATTTGCGGATGTTATCATTATTATGGCAGTTGTTATTATTAATGCTATTTTAGGAGTTTATCAGGAGAATAAGGCAGAAAAAGCGATTGAAGCCTTGAAAGAAATGGCAGCTGCGATGTCAAAGGTAATCCGCTCGGGAGTGCAACTTTCGATAAAAAGCGAAGACTTGGTCGTTGGTGATATTATCCTACTTGAAGCAGGCGATGCGGTTCCAGCGGATGCGCGTATCCTAGAGAATGCCTCTATGAAGGTAGAGGAAGCAGCTTTAACTGGGGAAAGTGTTCCAGTGAATAAGACGGAACAAACCTTGTCTCTCTACGGCGGGAAAGACATTCCTCTGGGTGATCGTAAGAATATGGTTTACATGGGAAGTACCGTTGTCTATGGAAGAGGTAGAGCAGTTGTTACTGGTACAGGAATGAATACAGAAATGGGAAAAATCGCTGATGCGCTGGCAAATGCAAAAGAAGGGAAAACTCCACTTCAACTCAAATTATCTCAGTTAAGTAAGATTCTAAGCTTTCTTGTTATTGGCATTTGTATTTTCATCTTTGTATTTCGTTTATTCAGAAGCGGAAGCCTCAATAGTGAGAATCTGATGAATACCTTTATGGTAGCAGTTAGCTTAGCTGTAGCTGCTATACCAGAAGGTCTTGCTACTGTAGTAACGATTGTGCTATCCATTGGTGTAACCAATATGTCGAAAAGGAACGCCGTCATACGTAAATTAACAGCAGTTGAAACACTTGGTAGTACACAGATTATTTGTTCTGATAAAACAGGAACTCTTACCCAAAATAAAATGACCGTCGTAAAAGAATACACAAATGATCGTGTATTTTTAGCAACAGCAATGGCTTTATGTAGTGATGCGGAATTGGATGAAAATAATCAAGCAATCGGAGAACCTACGGAATGTGCCTTAGTTAACTATGCCTATACAAATCAACTATCAAAAGATGAGTTAAAAAAGAAGCAGCCACGAATTGGAGAAGCACCTTTTGATTCTGTTCGTAAGATGATGACTACAGTACATCAGAAGGAAGATGAATATATTCAGTATACAAAAGGAGCTCCTGATGAAGTACTAAAATGTTGTACTCATTATTTATCTGCGGATGGTGTTACTGAAATCACAGAAGAAATAAAAAGTGAAATATTAACGATAAATAAGGAAATGGCAGATGAGGCTTTACGTGTACTAGCGGCTGCATTTCGTTCCTTTCAAGAGAAGGTAATTATTTTTGATGAGAAAGAATTAGAAAAAGAGCTTGTGTTTGTTGGATTAACTGGTATGATTGATCCGGTTCGCCCAGAAGTTTTAGTTGCAGTTAAGGAATGTAAGGAAGCGGGTATTCGCCCTATAATGATAACAGGCGATCACCGAGATACTGCAGTAGCAATAGCAAAGAAACTTGAAATTATAAAAGATGCCTCTGAGGCTATCACAGGAGCTATGCTTTCTGAAATGGATGATGAGACATTTTCACAAGCAATCGAGAACTACTCTGTTTATGCCCGTGTGCAACCGGAACATAAAGTACAAATTGTAACTGCTTGGAAAGAAAGAGGGAAAGTGGTTGCAATGACTGGAGATGGTGTAAATGATGCACCTTCCATAAAGAGTGCTGACATTGGAATCGGCATGGGCATCACGGGCACCGATGTTACGAAGAATGTTGCTGACATGGTGTTAGCTGATGATAATTTTGCTACTATCGTTGTAGCAGTGGAAGAAGGTAGAAGGATTTACGATAACATCCGAAAATCCATACAATTTTTGCTGTCTTCTAATTTAAGTGAGGTATTAGCAATTTTTGTAGCTACAATTATTGGTTTTACAATTTTAAAGCCAGTACATCTACTTTGGATTAATTTGATTACGGATAGCTTTCCCGCTCTAGCGCTTGGTATGGAACGAGGGGAAGCAGATGTGATGAAGAGGGAACCAAGAGATGCGAAGGAAGGAATCTTTGCTGGAGGTCTGGGTTTTGATGTTATCTATCAAGGTTGTTTTGTTACTATAATAACACTCCTATCTTATTTTGTGGGTCATTATATGGAAAGTGGTAGATGGGAGATAGCAAATAGCAGCGATGGAATGACAATGGCCTTTCTTACCATGTCATTAGCAGAAGTAATCCACTCTTACAATTTACGTTCCAGGGATAAATCGATTTTTCAAATGAATTATCAAAATGCTTACCTTCTTGGAGCAATTATATTATCCTTTGTATTAACAACAGCAGTAATCTATGTTCCATTCTTGAGGGATGCATTTGGGTTTACGAGGATAAGGATACAAGAATATGGAGTTGCAGTTTTATTTGCAATTACTATGATTCCTGTTGTTGAGATCGTTAAGGCGATAAAAAGAATACGTAGCAGAAAATAA
- a CDS encoding MFS transporter, which produces MLDQVKKNSKFERFFVFLTCYYAFFVNGMMVLMVGTILPYLIEEANLSFSIAGGLLSAFAIGNLLASFVNPPVIAKFGRKRTIIALSSLIPICLIVIMGIPSVPVLYLSFVFLGIGRGSVSIFNNTVVNERAEGKSSMLNILHMAFAIGAFLAPFLSSLYISHQLTWKHLGYTVVALVALTILLLCLIPIPIDEGMSKGIKKEQTNTNRSYIKSKDFYVIGFILFFYLGLENCVNGWFITYFKKSGVMSDKLATNLVSYTWLAVMIGRLVTAFLSTKVKKKTLILINCILTTAFLGLLISTTNVNVIALSIILLGFFFAGIYPTCIANAGPIIKGSPSGMSMLLAIAALGGIIAPQIVGIVADAIGLGGAIGVLLFSNVFMVLFAVINFKRNVIE; this is translated from the coding sequence ATGCTAGATCAAGTTAAGAAAAATAGTAAATTTGAGCGCTTTTTTGTTTTCCTCACCTGTTACTATGCTTTTTTTGTAAATGGTATGATGGTTTTAATGGTTGGAACGATATTACCGTATCTAATCGAGGAAGCCAATTTAAGTTTTAGTATTGCTGGAGGATTATTATCTGCATTTGCGATTGGTAATCTTCTTGCAAGTTTCGTAAATCCACCGGTTATCGCAAAGTTTGGTAGGAAACGGACGATTATTGCTTTATCATCACTAATCCCAATATGCTTAATTGTTATTATGGGGATACCTTCCGTACCAGTTTTATATCTAAGCTTTGTATTTCTTGGTATTGGCCGCGGATCTGTTAGTATTTTTAATAACACAGTAGTGAATGAGCGTGCAGAGGGAAAAAGTTCGATGTTAAACATCTTACATATGGCATTTGCAATTGGCGCTTTCCTAGCCCCTTTTCTAAGTTCTCTCTACATTAGTCATCAATTAACCTGGAAACACTTAGGATATACAGTTGTTGCTTTAGTTGCACTTACTATTCTTCTTTTGTGTTTAATTCCAATACCTATTGACGAGGGAATGAGTAAGGGAATTAAGAAAGAACAAACGAATACAAATCGTTCTTATATTAAAAGCAAGGATTTTTATGTGATAGGCTTCATTTTATTTTTCTATTTAGGTCTAGAAAACTGTGTGAATGGCTGGTTTATCACATATTTTAAAAAGAGCGGTGTGATGAGTGATAAATTAGCAACTAATTTAGTATCTTATACATGGTTGGCAGTCATGATAGGGCGTCTTGTGACGGCTTTCTTATCTACTAAGGTGAAAAAGAAGACATTAATATTAATCAACTGCATTTTAACAACAGCATTTTTAGGTTTGTTAATCTCAACAACCAATGTAAATGTCATTGCTTTGTCGATTATTTTGTTGGGATTTTTCTTTGCTGGAATTTACCCAACCTGTATTGCGAATGCTGGACCGATTATAAAAGGAAGCCCATCTGGTATGTCAATGCTTCTAGCGATTGCTGCACTTGGTGGAATTATTGCACCACAAATTGTCGGAATTGTAGCAGATGCCATTGGGCTAGGCGGCGCTATTGGTGTATTGTTATTTAGTAATGTATTCATGGTATTATTTGCGGTTATTAATTTTAAACGTAATGTAATAGAATAG
- the rplL gene encoding 50S ribosomal protein L7/L12, with protein sequence MTTQEFIDAIKGMTVLELNDLVKACEEEFGVSAAAGVVVAAAGPAEAAEEKTEFDVELTDVGANKVKVIKVVREVTGLGLKEAKDVVDGAPKVLKEAASKEEADDIKAKLEAEGAKVTLK encoded by the coding sequence ATGACAACTCAAGAGTTTATCGATGCTATTAAGGGCATGACAGTATTAGAGTTAAATGATTTAGTAAAAGCTTGTGAAGAAGAATTTGGTGTAAGCGCAGCAGCAGGTGTTGTTGTAGCAGCAGCTGGCCCAGCAGAAGCAGCTGAGGAGAAAACAGAGTTCGACGTTGAATTAACAGACGTTGGAGCAAACAAAGTTAAGGTTATCAAAGTAGTTCGTGAAGTAACTGGTTTAGGCTTAAAAGAAGCTAAGGACGTTGTTGATGGCGCTCCTAAGGTTCTTAAAGAAGCTGCTTCTAAGGAAGAAGCTGATGATATCAAGGCTAAGCTTGAAGCTGAAGGTGCAAAGGTTACTCTTAAGTAA
- the rplJ gene encoding 50S ribosomal protein L10 encodes MAKVELKKPIIDEIKAYAADAKAAVIVDYRGLTVEQDTALRKKLREAGVVYKVYKNTYLKMAFEGTDFSQLDNHLEGPTAVAFSTEDATSAARILAEFAKTADKLELKAGVVEGTYYDAKGIHTIATIPSREVLISKLLGSLQSPITNFARVLKQIAEKNGEVA; translated from the coding sequence ATGGCAAAGGTTGAATTAAAGAAACCAATCATTGATGAAATCAAGGCTTATGCTGCAGATGCTAAGGCAGCGGTTATCGTAGATTACCGTGGACTTACTGTAGAGCAGGATACAGCACTTCGTAAGAAATTAAGAGAAGCTGGTGTTGTATACAAGGTATACAAGAACACATATCTTAAGATGGCTTTCGAGGGTACTGATTTCTCTCAGTTAGACAATCATTTAGAAGGACCTACAGCAGTAGCTTTTAGTACTGAGGATGCAACATCCGCAGCTAGAATTTTAGCAGAGTTTGCTAAGACAGCAGACAAGCTTGAATTAAAGGCTGGTGTAGTAGAAGGAACTTATTACGATGCAAAGGGCATTCATACGATTGCTACTATCCCATCAAGAGAAGTTCTTATTTCCAAGTTACTTGGAAGTCTTCAGTCTCCAATTACAAACTTCGCTCGTGTGCTTAAGCAGATTGCAGAGAAGAATGGAGAAGTTGCTTAG
- the rplA gene encoding 50S ribosomal protein L1, whose product MKRGKKYTDSAKLIDRTAQYDVADAISLVRKSAVAKFDETIEAHIRLGVDGRHADQQVRGAVVLPHGTGKTVRVLVFAKGDKVNEALAAGADFVGGDELIPKIQNDGWFEFDVVVATPDMMGVVGRLGRVLGPKGLMPNPKAGTVTMDVTKAVNDIKAGKIEYRLDKTNIIHVPVGKASFTEEQLADNFQALMGAIIKAKPAAAKGQYLRSVTVASTMGPGIKLNTSKLA is encoded by the coding sequence ATGAAAAGAGGAAAGAAATATACTGATTCAGCAAAGCTTATCGACAGAACTGCTCAATATGATGTTGCTGACGCAATCAGTTTAGTAAGAAAATCTGCAGTAGCTAAATTCGATGAGACAATCGAAGCGCACATCAGACTTGGTGTAGACGGACGTCACGCTGACCAACAGGTTCGTGGAGCGGTAGTATTACCACACGGAACTGGTAAAACAGTTAGAGTTCTTGTATTTGCTAAGGGGGATAAGGTAAATGAAGCTTTAGCAGCAGGCGCTGACTTCGTGGGTGGCGATGAGTTAATTCCAAAGATCCAGAACGATGGATGGTTTGAATTTGACGTTGTAGTTGCAACTCCAGACATGATGGGTGTAGTTGGTCGTCTTGGTCGTGTACTTGGACCTAAGGGCTTAATGCCAAACCCTAAGGCAGGAACAGTTACTATGGATGTTACTAAGGCTGTTAATGATATCAAGGCCGGTAAAATCGAATATAGATTGGATAAGACAAACATTATCCACGTGCCAGTTGGTAAAGCTTCCTTTACCGAAGAACAACTCGCAGACAACTTCCAAGCGCTTATGGGTGCAATCATCAAGGCTAAACCTGCTGCAGCTAAGGGACAGTATTTAAGAAGCGTAACAGTCGCATCTACAATGGGCCCTGGAATCAAGCTTAACACAAGTAAATTAGCATAA
- the rplK gene encoding 50S ribosomal protein L11, with protein sequence MAKKVTGYIKLQIPAAKATPAPPVGPALGQHGVNIVQFTKEFNARTANQEGMIIPVVITVYADRSFSFITKTPPAAVLLKKACNLKSGSAAPNKTKVATIKKSEVQKIAELKMPDLNAANVETAISMISGTARSMGITVVED encoded by the coding sequence ATGGCAAAGAAAGTTACAGGTTATATTAAATTACAAATTCCTGCTGCAAAGGCAACACCAGCACCACCTGTTGGTCCTGCACTTGGTCAGCACGGTGTAAACATTGTACAGTTCACAAAGGAATTCAATGCTAGAACAGCAAATCAGGAAGGTATGATCATTCCTGTTGTTATCACTGTATATGCGGACAGAAGCTTTAGCTTCATTACAAAAACTCCTCCAGCAGCAGTATTGCTTAAGAAGGCTTGTAATTTAAAGTCCGGTTCTGCAGCTCCAAACAAGACTAAGGTTGCTACAATCAAAAAGTCTGAAGTTCAGAAAATTGCAGAATTAAAGATGCCAGATTTAAATGCAGCAAACGTTGAGACAGCAATCAGCATGATCTCTGGTACTGCAAGAAGTATGGGTATCACAGTAGTTGAAGACTAA
- the nusG gene encoding transcription termination/antitermination protein NusG, translating to MSDANWYVVHTYSGYENKVKANIEKTIENRKLQDQILEVSVPLQDVIEVKNGVKKKVQKKMFPGYVLLNMIMNDDTWYVVRNTRGVTGFVGPGSKPVPLTDFEMKSMGIKKDEMVIDFAVGDTVTVVSGVWENTQGVIKAINEHKQIVTINIDMFGRETPVEISFTDVRVEN from the coding sequence ATGTCAGATGCTAATTGGTACGTAGTTCATACCTACTCGGGATACGAGAATAAGGTAAAAGCCAACATTGAGAAAACAATCGAAAACAGAAAGCTTCAAGATCAGATACTGGAAGTTTCCGTTCCTTTGCAGGACGTTATCGAAGTGAAAAACGGTGTTAAGAAAAAGGTTCAGAAAAAGATGTTCCCTGGTTATGTGTTATTAAACATGATTATGAATGATGATACATGGTATGTAGTTCGTAATACCAGAGGGGTAACTGGATTCGTTGGCCCGGGATCAAAACCGGTTCCACTCACTGACTTCGAAATGAAGAGCATGGGAATTAAGAAAGATGAAATGGTAATTGATTTTGCGGTAGGCGATACCGTAACAGTAGTGTCCGGTGTATGGGAAAATACACAGGGTGTGATCAAAGCAATTAACGAGCATAAACAAATCGTTACCATTAACATCGACATGTTTGGTCGAGAGACACCTGTTGAGATCAGTTTTACGGATGTAAGGGTTGAAAATTAA
- the secE gene encoding preprotein translocase subunit SecE, translating to MGDTANTLEKAPKKSWFKGLKSEFKKIIWPDKESLAKQTVAVVVISTILAIVIGIVDQIVKLGIKIIL from the coding sequence ATGGGAGATACTGCAAATACTTTAGAAAAAGCTCCAAAAAAGAGCTGGTTCAAGGGTCTTAAGTCAGAGTTTAAGAAGATCATTTGGCCGGACAAAGAATCACTTGCGAAACAAACCGTAGCTGTTGTTGTCATATCCACTATTTTAGCTATAGTTATTGGAATTGTTGACCAGATTGTAAAACTTGGAATCAAGATAATACTTTAA
- the rpmG gene encoding 50S ribosomal protein L33 produces MRVKITLACTECKQRNYNTTKEKKNHPDRMETKKFCKFCKSHTLHKETK; encoded by the coding sequence GTGCGAGTAAAAATTACATTGGCATGTACAGAATGTAAACAGCGTAATTACAACACTACAAAGGAAAAGAAAAATCATCCTGACAGAATGGAAACCAAAAAGTTTTGTAAATTCTGCAAATCACACACATTACACAAAGAAACTAAGTAA